The following is a genomic window from Plasmodium yoelii strain 17X genome assembly, chromosome: 12.
TTACATATAAATGTTCCAATAAGTAAagttaaaaatgaatttaaaatgaaattatGTTATAATTACAATGATTATTATGATACTGgaaaatattgttatagttTAATTTATCCATATAAGcatacatatttaaaaaatgaaaaagtaaCTCTATGTGAGCTTCGAACAATCACAGGAAGAAGACATCAATTAAGATTACATTCCATATGCTTAGGTAGTGGAATAGTTGGGGATGAAACATATTTTGAAGATAtgattgaaaataaatataaaattaattatatgaacagTTCAGGTAAAAATATTACTACtaacaattataatattacagattatatagataataaaaaggatgaaattaatattgaaaaattgaatatggaaaaatatgtaaaaaacaaaattgaTGCAGAAAGGATGATGTTACATTGTtggataataataaaaaatgaaaatataaaagtagaaaataaattaaataaaagtgagaatataaatattctagAACAAAAAATTTTTGATAAagattatataatatgtgaTGATGTGTTAAGTGAATTTGTAAATGAAAAACCACGAACGTTTGATgattgttttttaaaaaataattatttaattaatcataattttattaattataatgttaaaaatattaataaaaatattcaaaaagtTGATAGGaagttaaaaaaagaaaaatacgCATATGATGCTTTATTACATAATTCTTTAATCCTTGAAAATTCAAGACAGGAAAAGTTCGAAAATTttgtaaaagaaaataaaaaatatcaaacaAATCAAACAAATCAAACAAATCAAACAAATCAAACAAATCAAACAAATCAAACAAATCAAACAAATCAAACAAATCAAACAAATCAAACAAATCAAACAAATCAAACAAATCAAACAAATCAAACAAATCAAACAAATCAAACAAATCAAACAAATCAAACAAATCAAACAAATCAAACAAATCAAACAAATCAAACAAATCAAACAAATCAAACAAATCAAACAAATATGGAATATGGAAAATCAGAAAATTGTAAAACTGAAATAATTGTagaaaattttcaaaaatttgaaaaaaaaaaacacgaAAATAATTCCAAGGATTTAAAATCTGAGAATATTGAAAAAGTTGATGTAACAGaaacatttataaataacaaaGTGATAGATCAAAATAGTATTTATTCtgttaaaaatgataaatatcaaaatccgaataatttatttgatgaCATTCATGATAGTGTCAATAAGTTTAATTGGGGGTAAgggtttttttttaaaaaacgaTTCCTTCCAGTTTTTTTATCTAAAACATAACACAATTTGTATGtcctttttaaaatatttttttttatattatacaaatattataaccTTTTTTATGTAATACTATTTGCTCATTTTTTGTTAAGCTGTTCTTACATTAACATACAGATCAATCAAATTTGTTTTAAAactaataaattaaaactgTACAAAATGcatacaaaatatttatactgtaataaaaaaaaaaatatatattattattgctaaTAAAAAATCCAAATATTTTATGTCTATTTGGCTGTTTACATAAagataatgaattaaaaCATGTATGGAATGTAACTAGATTATACAACACTGATTAGTTTATTATGCAACCCTGATTAGTTTATTATGCAACCCTGATTAGTTTATTATGCAATACTGATtagttttaaattatttacatctttgcatttttcttcatttttaaaaacaataaaccATCTTGTACGTTCTTATTCCCATGCATCCAAATAGTATGAGCTTGAAATCATCTAGGACCGATAAATCTTGgaatcttttttttctttttgtatttatattttttgaaataaaatataaatttgattttttttctttatgaCCTTTacttgattttatttttgtaaaagtAGTATCTGTAGTATCATCACTGGAAAATGCTACTTGCTCTTCCAAACTAAATTCtgaataacaattttttaaaataacaggcttcatttttatatatattaatttagaaataaatatatatatattatgtctattataatgaattaacAGATATACAAACCAAATGTATTCTTCTTTTCATCTCCCccaatatatgcatatatatacacatacatatatatgccgtttttctgtttttatttatcaatAATAGCTGTGGTGACATAAAATATGATCACAATTGTAGAGACAAATAAAAACAGAAATAGTATGTatgaaaatacaaaattgTGAATCTTGGCCtttaatacaattttatatatatttatttacacaTATATTAGGGTTCATAATTTAATAGACAAAAAATGAGgattgtaatttttttttttttttttattaatactaaGTGACACCCATAGTGtgtaacaaataaatattacaaaaataaaataactcAAAAAgatctttaaaaaaaaatatcgaaTAAGATTGTTTACCCGATTATAATtcagacattttttttttcatgcaTGCGTATATGGCAAGTTgtaatttttcatttcaaGTGTTGCATATTgctgttttattttatttattttattttatttattttattttattttgttttattttattttgttttatttatttttgcaaATACTAATGCAATATAGTTATTGCGAaagataattatattttatacaaaattcaTAGAGATAGTATCCgcattttatatttctcaCATTCCTTATACTTATAAAATACCAAGTCATGCATTAAagctatttataaataaataatttgtctTTAACGATAATGAAAGAAGGTTAAAAAAAGTGTAACTAAAGCATATGTAAAATGTGtaaaataacatatttaCATTTCAATTGAAAAgaattttacttttttttatgatcatgttaatatattttttgaaaaccCAGCACTATGATATAGCATGTTTATAATAAGTGTAATGGGACTAACcagttttattatatacatatatatatgtatatgtgtataataaaaaaataggatataatatttgtatatgACCAAACTATATAAGATAGTTATTTcaatacattattatatttatataacatatacaTCTTCACattaacatattatttttatacaataatataaagcgaatatatattttgaactATTTAAACCAGCTTTAACTGAATAATAATGGGatgtcaaaaaaaaaagactaaataaaatatagattaatAAAAgcatgaaatatttttaaattatatttcatttattcataagtataaattttttgtatatttttttttaattttgaacaATTCTACAATTTGCCATTTGAataaagtgaaaaaaataataatatactaaataaaaaaagtaattaattatagttttgatttttgtaaatttataaGTCCTTtccacaaaaaaatatatacatatgtaaaGAACTATAATACGcacacatatatgtatgtatatatatgcatgtattatatgtatatgtatataatgcAATATTGTGAAGAAAATGTtggaaaaattatttctCTTAATGTATATCACCACCTTTTCTATAAgatttaaaatatgaattaaactgaattaaaaattatgttaaaatgaaacaattttttaaggtaaaatgatatatttaatatgttacttatttatatttaaataattacatgagttgaaaataatttttttcttccttACAAGAATAGCTAGCTAAACATATACACTTTtcgtaaataaataaatatttatttttttagtcaaatcttgtataaaatgcaaggtttttttattgaatattgaaaaattcttttcttttttttttaaattaaaaaaaggatATGTATAGTAAACATTTACAtggatatacatataaatttgattaaaaaaaaacaatccTTTTATCCGTTGTAGTGTGctatttattatgtatatttatattgttctTATTATTTGAGCCTAAAATTAGTAAAGGTGAACAATAATTTCAACAgacattataaaattatgtagcTATCCAACAATTTATTCGCCTGATTAAAAGGagataatatattatgtacagttaataaaattatttattcattttctcggtttttatttttacaaatttgTTTGAAAAAATGTCTGCTTTTGAGGAATTAGGGTTACATACTAACCTTTGTGAATTgttagaaaaaaatggaatcGATCTGCCAACAGCAATTCAACAAGAATCTATTCCGTTAATTTTAGGAGGTGGTGATTTATGTGCATGTGCGGAAACTGGTACAGGTAAAACTATGAGTTTTATTGTATCGTCTTTACAAATAGTACATGAACTGTTCAGAAATATTGGGACATATTCAAAGGGGGATAGCAATAAAGATGACGGAAAGAGCAAAGATGACGGAAAGAGCAAAGATGACGGAAAGAGCAAAGATGACGGAAAGAGCAAAGAGAGCGGAAGCAATCACAGTATAAAGGAGAATAACGCAAAACGACTTTTGATAAAATCGCTAAATAATTACAATCCTAGGGTtcaaattaataatgataaatatgAATGTATTTGCCGGAATAGttcaaatttttatgaagaaataaaagtagattgtgaaataaaaaatgatatgtATGCATTTGAAATAAAGATATTAGATAAAAGTTTTATAAATGTTGGTTTTTGTCCATTAGTTAAAGAtacattaaaatataattacacATATAGTAGTAATGGTTGTAAATATGCAAATGGTAGAGAAGAGAAATATGGAGagccatttttaataaatgacatAATAACatgtttaataaataaaagatctaatattattgcttttaaaaaaaatggtaaattTATGGGAAATgcttttaaaacattttataaatataatgatatacctttttttccatatataTTTGGTACATCTTTTCATGTAAGTTtccaatttaaaaatttgaaatatatagataatacatattataaagaattatgtgatatttttaatgagaatacagaaaatgaaaattctgaaagaaaaatatatttcgaTTCAGATATAAAAGATGTAGaaaattcatttaaatttgaaaaaaatgaaacaaataattatattggAAAAGAtcttaataaatatgatgaaaataataaaaaaaaattatattgcATAGTTATATGTCCAACAAGAGATTTAGCAATGCAAACCtacaataattatttaaaatattcagAATGTTTTGATAATTGttctattaatatagaattaaTTGTTGGTGGGGATCAAAATTTTggagataaaaaaaataaaggatcaaaaaatgttaattcATATAGTAATATTATTGTGTGTAcatcatttaaattaattgagaatataaaaaaaaatacaataaatcttaaaaatataaaattattaattttagaTGAAGCAGATGAacttataaataatgatgaaaaatctataattcaaataaaagaTGCATGTATGAAATATAGTCAAAATATTCAaacttgttttttttcaGCTACATTACAAGACAAAAATGTAAAagaatgtataaataaaataacaaataaaccaatatttattgatttaaaatatggaaaaaatataattccatcaaatatatatgtttgtatttattatgtAAAAAGTAACGATACATATCAATATAGTGATAAAGAAATCGAATATgctaatataatatataatgaaaaattgaataatatgaataattccaatttatatgaatatacaGATAAAGTACatgtattaaataaaaatggtataaaaaaagaagatatatcattaaatataaaaattaataaattaaaaaaattagtacatataataaatgtatttaatatggaaaatggtattatattttgtagaACAAATTTAGATtgtgataatatttataattttttaaatagtgTTGGAGATGGAAAAGCATATAAAGGATCAGCAGCAACgacaaaagaaaataaatattcatgtGTTAtattaaaaggaaaaatgTCAAATgatgaaagaaaaaataatttagatGCTTTTAAAAAAGGCGAAGTTCGTTTTTTAATATGTACTGATGTAGCAGCAAGAGGTATTGATATTCAAAATTTAagatatttaattattatgacTTTGTCAGATAATTATAGTGCTTTTTTTCATAAAGTTGGAAGAGTTGGAAGAGATGGAAAAAATAGTTTATGTATTGTTTTAAGTtcagaaaatgaagaagaaaaagtTTGGTATCATAGTTGTCCAACTAGGGGTGTAAATTGTTATAATAGAAATTTAAAAGAACAAAAAGGATgtactatttatattaacGAGTCAGATTATATTAAAACTATTAATGAAATGCTAGAAGTACCAATGCATGTTATCGattcaaaatattattatgtagaAAATTTGTTTGATccattaaattatttaaaaaataatttagtaaatagtaataacaataaaagtAGAAGAGATCAgaataaaaatcaaaattcGATTTTTGCTGATATTATGCACACAGATTCATCAAACATGTTcgatcaaaatataaataaaatcaaaAAGTTGAAAACCGCTATATGTTGCAAACATTACGAATTGATGAATTTCGCTATTTAACATAGTACACAGCGTAGTACTTATTTGGTACTATTTGGTACTATTTGGTACTATTTGTGGTACCTTTCCGCTCTCTACACAATtgtaatacatatataataccaTTTAATTATGGCACAAAATGCATAAACATGTGTTTACTTGGATATTTTTATGATCATATATTGTTGTGTTTTAGTTCCCATCATAATTTTCGGGAGTATCGACGTTGTACTTTCCACTTTTTCGCAATCCATGAAATTAAAAGGAGACAAGAAAAAACGAATGTTTTCGTACGTGTAAACAGTATggtgataatattaatatatatgtgtatatatatgtgcgtATGTATATTTGCACAATGAGAACTAGCTTAATGGCACTCTTCAGTATACTAACTGTGGAAAGGAGGATGAAATATTAGGCGAAAAggttgttaaaaaaattaaggtatttttatttt
Proteins encoded in this region:
- a CDS encoding ribosomal large subunit pseudouridylate synthase, putative — its product is MIFSKIFNNISRHHIEQIIQLKRSKFRLTRRNFNNYKCENMKDQNHVVKENATPLYKSYKGHDLKIEYENDYFLVVNKPYDIKLEKGKLDDIYPSVETLLRKKRNLNTFRMCGQLDYATSGLLIIAKDKLSSNILNYNIESKNISKIYLAILYGHLPLDVLHINVPISKVKNEFKMKLCYNYNDYYDTGKYCYSLIYPYKHTYLKNEKVTLCELRTITGRRHQLRLHSICLGSGIVGDETYFEDMIENKYKINYMNSSGKNITTNNYNITDYIDNKKDEINIEKLNMEKYVKNKIDAERMMLHCWIIIKNENIKVENKLNKSENINILEQKIFDKDYIICDDVLSEFVNEKPRTFDDCFLKNNYLINHNFINYNVKNINKNIQKVDRKLKKEKYAYDALLHNSLILENSRQEKFENFVKENKKYQTNQTNQTNQTNQTNQTNQTNQTNQTNQTNQTNQTNQTNQTNQTNQTNQTNQTNQTNQTNQTNQTNQTNQTNQTNQTNMEYGKSENCKTEIIVENFQKFEKKKHENNSKDLKSENIEKVDVTETFINNKVIDQNSIYSVKNDKYQNPNNLFDDIHDSVNKFNWG
- a CDS encoding ATP-dependent helicase Ddx1, coding for MSAFEELGLHTNLCELLEKNGIDLPTAIQQESIPLILGGGDLCACAETGTGKTMSFIVSSLQIVHELFRNIGTYSKGDSNKDDGKSKDDGKSKDDGKSKDDGKSKESGSNHSIKENNAKRLLIKSLNNYNPRVQINNDKYECICRNSSNFYEEIKVDCEIKNDMYAFEIKILDKSFINVGFCPLVKDTLKYNYTYSSNGCKYANGREEKYGEPFLINDIITCLINKRSNIIAFKKNGKFMGNAFKTFYKYNDIPFFPYIFGTSFHVSFQFKNLKYIDNTYYKELCDIFNENTENENSERKIYFDSDIKDVENSFKFEKNETNNYIGKDLNKYDENNKKKLYCIVICPTRDLAMQTYNNYLKYSECFDNCSINIELIVGGDQNFGDKKNKGSKNVNSYSNIIVCTSFKLIENIKKNTINLKNIKLLILDEADELINNDEKSIIQIKDACMKYSQNIQTCFFSATLQDKNVKECINKITNKPIFIDLKYGKNIIPSNIYVCIYYVKSNDTYQYSDKEIEYANIIYNEKLNNMNNSNLYEYTDKVHVLNKNGIKKEDISLNIKINKLKKLVHIINVFNMENGIIFCRTNLDCDNIYNFLNSVGDGKAYKGSAATTKENKYSCVILKGKMSNDERKNNLDAFKKGEVRFLICTDVAARGIDIQNLRYLIIMTLSDNYSAFFHKVGRVGRDGKNSLCIVLSSENEEEKVWYHSCPTRGVNCYNRNLKEQKGCTIYINESDYIKTINEMLEVPMHVIDSKYYYVENLFDPLNYLKNNLVNSNNNKSRRDQNKNQNSIFADIMHTDSSNMFDQNINKIKKLKTAICCKHYELMNFAI